The following coding sequences are from one Paracoccus alcaliphilus window:
- a CDS encoding histidine phosphatase family protein: MAEFWFIRHFRTPWNAEGRLQGQRDIALDDQDMATLAVNRLALGETFADFTARIMRIRQRVLAV, encoded by the coding sequence ATGGCCGAGTTCTGGTTCATCCGCCATTTCCGTACGCCCTGGAATGCCGAGGGCCGCTTGCAGGGCCAGCGCGACATCGCACTGGACGACCAGGACATGGCCACGCTGGCCGTCAACCGGCTGGCCCTGGGCGAGACATTCGCCGATTTCACGGCCCGGATCATGCGTATCCGCCAGCGCGTTCTGGCCGTGTAG